The Desulfonatronum sp. SC1 genome window below encodes:
- a CDS encoding type II toxin-antitoxin system RelB/DinJ family antitoxin, giving the protein MAANALVQTRIDAELKERAAVVLEGMGLTVSDAVRILLTRVAREGSLPAGLTMDPAVHDAWFRAKVKEALEDTRPAIPGDQVEARFEERRATARRKLEETLS; this is encoded by the coding sequence ATGGCTGCCAATGCTCTTGTCCAAACCCGGATTGATGCCGAACTCAAGGAACGCGCCGCCGTCGTGCTGGAAGGCATGGGCCTGACCGTCTCCGATGCCGTGCGCATCCTGCTGACCCGCGTAGCCCGCGAAGGAAGCCTGCCTGCAGGACTGACCATGGACCCCGCCGTCCATGACGCCTGGTTCCGGGCCAAGGTCAAAGAGGCGCTTGAGGACACGCGGCCTGCAATCCCCGGGGATCAGGTCGAGGCCCGTTTTGAGGAACGCCGGGCCACGGCGCGTCGCAAGCTTGAGGAAACCCTGTCGTGA
- a CDS encoding type II toxin-antitoxin system RelE/ParE family toxin, with protein sequence MKIEWSWFAVEDRTSIFDYIEQDDPRSAIAVDERIMEQTAKLARFPECGRPGRVEGTRELVINRTPFIVAYRVQEGVVRILRILHGAQAWPSGMPDT encoded by the coding sequence GTGAAAATCGAGTGGTCCTGGTTCGCTGTCGAAGACCGGACCAGCATCTTCGACTACATCGAACAGGACGATCCTCGATCCGCCATTGCCGTGGATGAACGGATCATGGAGCAGACGGCAAAGCTGGCTCGTTTCCCGGAATGCGGCCGTCCGGGCCGGGTCGAAGGCACACGCGAACTGGTCATCAACAGAACGCCGTTTATCGTCGCCTATCGTGTTCAAGAAGGCGTTGTCCGCATTCTGCGCATCCTGCATGGTGCACAAGCCTGGCCCAGCGGCATGCCCGATACTTGA
- a CDS encoding 1-acyl-sn-glycerol-3-phosphate acyltransferase gives MFDALPTKDYTSPHRSLSWFTRTFPSAIFYPKMIGVVFRAAKKARRSMYDGRAWIESSRTICSALESAGVRLKIENVPLLAKLDSPCVFVGNHMSTLETFVLPSIIQPHRPVTFVVKRSLVKYPVFKHVMIARDPVVVERQNPRNDFKTVVEKGCRRLEKGISIVVFPQSTREPEFDPRKFNSMGVKLAKRAGVQVVPFALKTDAWGNGKLIKDFGKIDPKKTVHVHFHEPMTVTGPGKDEHAHIVDFIQGKLEQWNREGMPRP, from the coding sequence ATGTTCGATGCTCTTCCTACGAAAGATTACACCTCCCCGCACCGCTCTCTCTCCTGGTTCACCAGAACTTTTCCCAGCGCGATCTTTTATCCCAAGATGATCGGGGTTGTCTTTCGGGCTGCGAAAAAAGCCAGGCGGTCGATGTATGACGGCCGGGCCTGGATCGAAAGCAGCCGGACCATCTGCTCTGCCCTGGAAAGCGCCGGCGTCCGCCTGAAGATCGAGAACGTTCCCCTTCTGGCGAAGCTCGACTCCCCATGCGTTTTCGTGGGCAACCACATGAGCACCCTGGAGACGTTTGTCCTGCCATCGATCATCCAGCCGCACCGGCCGGTCACCTTTGTGGTCAAGCGCAGCCTGGTGAAGTATCCCGTGTTCAAGCATGTGATGATCGCCCGCGATCCGGTCGTGGTAGAGCGCCAAAACCCACGGAACGACTTCAAGACCGTCGTGGAGAAAGGCTGCAGACGGCTGGAGAAGGGTATCTCGATTGTGGTCTTTCCCCAGTCGACCCGAGAACCGGAGTTCGATCCCCGGAAATTCAACTCCATGGGGGTAAAGCTGGCCAAGCGGGCCGGGGTCCAGGTGGTTCCTTTCGCGTTGAAGACCGATGCGTGGGGCAATGGAAAACTTATCAAGGATTTTGGAAAGATAGACCCAAAGAAAACCGTCCATGTCCACTTCCATGAACCCATGACGGTCACCGGGCCGGGCAAGGATGAGCACGCGCACATCGTGGATTTCATTCAAGGGAAATTGGAGCAATGGAACAGGGAGGGGATGCCCCGGCCATGA